Part of the Cloacibacterium caeni genome is shown below.
TTTCTATAAAAAATTACACTTCTATATTGAGTACCCATATCTGCTCCTTGCTGATTTAGTGTTGTTGGATTGTGGGTAGTGAGATGAATTTTAACCAAATCCTCATAGGATATTTCAGCAGGATTATAGGCAAACTCAATCACTTCTGCATGGCCAGTTATCCCAGAGGAAACTTCTCTATAGGTAGGGTTAGAAATTCTTCCTCCACTATAGCCACTTTCAACTGTAACAACCCCTTTTAAATTCTGAAAAATTGCTTCTGTGCACCAAAAACAACCCCCTCCAAAAGTTGCTTTCCTTTCCATACTTTCTACTTTTTTCAAAGCCAATGCATTCATACAATATCGCAATCCACTAGGCATGGGACCATCTTGAAAAACATGTCCCAAATGTGCATCACAAGTGTTGCAAGTCGTTTCAATTCGATACATCCCATGGCTTCTATCTTTGTAATAAGCAATCACATTATCCTTTATGGGTTGCGTAAAAGAAGGCCAACCTGTTCCGCTATCAAATTTTTCTGCAGAATCAAAAAGTAAAGTTTCACAACAAACGCAAGTATATTTTCCTGCTTCGAAAAAAGTACACAAATCCGAGCTATTAGCTCTTTCTGTTCCTTTTTGCCTAGTAATATAATATTGTTCTTCTGTTAGCAAAGCTTTCCATTCTTCGTCGGTTTTCTCTACTCGTTTATCTGGTGTAAGATTCCCTTTGTTTGCATATTTAATTACATCGAGCCATTTGAGCATAATTCTATAATTTAGGTTCTATATTGTTTATAATGGGTAAATATAAAAATATTATTTTTGTTTATGCAAAATTCAGTAGAAATATTTTCCATAGCATTAGGTTTAGTAGAGCCTTGGTATGTTAAAGAAGTTGTTTTTGACAAAGAACGCCTTCAATTAGATGTTTATTTAGGCTTTAAGAAAGGTCATTTGTTTTTAGCAGATGATACACAATATTATACTGCTTATGATACAGTTGAAAGACGATGGGAACATCTTAACTTTTTTCAGCATAAATGTTATCTACATGCTAAAGTTCCAAGAGTAATGCAGTCTGATGGGAAAATTAAAACCCAAGAAGTTCCATGGGCAAGAAAAGGAAGCGGTTTTACCTTATTGTTTGAAGCTTTTTCAATGTTGTTAATAGAAAACGAAATGCCTGTGAATAAAGTTGCTAAACTCCTACAAGTTTATCCTGCTAGAATTTGGAATGTCTTTGATTATTGGATTTCTATTGCTCATAAAGAAGATGTTATTGATTCTTTAACCAAAATAGGTTTTGATGAAACTTCTGTTAAAAAAGGACATAATTACATTACTCATATGGTTGATTTAGAGCAAAAACGAGTACTGTTTGCTTGTGAGGGTAAAGGAGTCGATTGTATTGAAAAGAGTGTTGATTATCTAAAAGAAAAAGAAGTAGAAATTGCAGAGATTAAACAGGTTTGTATAGATATGTCACCAGCATTTATATCAGGTTGCAATACACATTTACAAGAAGCGGAAATTACTTTTGATAAATTCCATGTAGTCAAAGAAGTAAACAAAGCGATGGACGAATTACGAAAATTAGAACGCAAAGGAAACGATTTATTAAAAGGGTATAAATACACCTTTCTTAAATCAAAATTAACTCCTGAAATCAAATCTGAAAAAGACTTTTTAATGGAATTATATCCTAAATTAGGTCAAGGCTACCAGTTACTTGAAATGTTTAAAGATTTTTGGGATATAAAAGAAAAAACTGAGGCAGAAACCTATTTAGCTTTTTGGTGTGATTATGCAGATGAATCAGGTATTTTATCTTTCCAAAAAGCATCAAAAACAATAAAAGCGCATTGGTCAGGAATTATAAACTACATCGAAAGTAGAATAAATAATGGTGTAATTGAGGGTATAAACTCAAAAATTCAGCTCGCTAAAAAAAGAGCTAGGGGTTACAGAAACACAATCAACTTTATCAACATGATTTACTTTACTTGCAGTAAACTAAAATTTAATTACCCACTGTATTCAACATAGAGTCGTTTTTTCTAATGTTTCCAAAGTCACGAGCAATTTCAAAATTGACAACTATATATTCAATTTCGTCAAAAATTAAATTATAGTATCGGTCAGCTTGTTCAATCGACCAATTTTCTGCTGTGTAAATCCAGATTTTATTAATGTCATCTAATGCTTTTTCGCTAATTATATATTTCGACATTATTTTCCGAAGTTTGCTTTAAGTTGTTCAAGATTTTTGTTACGATCAAAATTTTTAATCTTTGCACTTTTTTCTCCTATTTTAAGTTCGTTGATTAAAGATTTTGTTTTGTTTTCTTCATGTTCAAAAATTCTCAAAGCAGTTCTAACAACTTCACTTACAGAGTTGTATTTACCAGAAGCTATTTGCTCGTTAATGAAGTTTTCAAAATTGTCGCCTAATAAAATTGAAGTATTTCGTGCCATAATCTTTTTTTATCAAAGAAGCCAATTATTGGTATTTTATACAACATTTTTTTGCTTTTTTTTGGATAGAGTTTCGCACAACGTTAAAGCATTGTAGTCAGTTGTGGTTAGACTGGCGTAATGTTTCGATTTAAGACTAAAACTAACCGAGTAAAAACAAATTATTAATTAAGCCTAAACCCACAATTGCTACAATGCAGTGTTATGGTTAGTGTTTTTAAAATTCTAAAACAATGATAGAATATAGAAAATATATACCTTATTCAAATTTACCAATAAGAGTAAGAACTAAATACGGAATAAGTGAAGCTATCTTATCAGAAGTAGGTTATAGATATACAAATCTTACTCATCCATTACAAAACGCACATTTATCTCATTTTGATATAATAGAATGGGAATATGTGGATGAAAAAAATATGCAAGAGTGTTTGTTTATAGAAAATGTTTACCAAAGACAAAAAGAAGCTGAAGATATATTACGTAATATTAAAATAACATTTTTAGATAAAATAAAGTTTTTCTTTTTACGACATTTTCGAAAACATTAACCATAACGGTTCGGCGGATTTGCGAAGTCCCGAGAAGGAAGTTTGCTTCCGTTCTTGGGATTTAGCAAATTCACAGATGTGCGAAGTTCGCGTAGCGACGAGCAACATCTGCGGATGTAATCCGCCGAACCGATGTGGCAAAAGGAGCGGAGCGGATTTTGCCACATCGTTTTGCGGCTTGCAGAAGTGGCGAACTTCGTAACCGAGATTTTTCCGCTAAGATAAAATTTCTTGCGAAAAATAAACGTGAATTTACCACATATTTCGCCATTTATGCAAACCGCTGTTATCTGCTGTTTTTATTTGTTTTCATTCCAATAATAGCTATCAGAATGAATTCTTTGTCCGAAGATTGCTGTACCCACTCTTATAATCGTTGCTCCCTCCGCAATGGCTGTTTCCATATCGCCACTCATACCCATTGATAATTCCTGCATTTCTACATTAGGAATATTTAAAGCAATAATTTGCTGTTGAATATTTTTTAGCAATTTGAAACATTCTCTGACTTTTTCGGTTTCCGCACTAAACAGACCTATTGTCATTAAGCCTTTTATTTTTAAGGTTTCAAACTGTGCTACTTGCTTTACTAATTCTATGACATTGTCGGGTTGAACGCCAAATTTGCTTTCTTCAAACGAAGTATTTACCTGTATCAATACTTCTATCGTTTTGTTCTCATACTGTAACCTTTGGTGTAGTTTTTCTGCCAAATCCAAACGATCAAGCGACTGAATGCAAGACACATTGTATCTTAAAAGGTCTTTGATTTTGTTGGTCTGCAAATGTCCAATGAAATGATTGGTGTGCAGAATTTCTTTTAATGGCTCGTATTTCTCTTTAAGTTCCTGTACCTTGTTTTCTGCTATTAGTGTATGTCCTACTTGTAATGCCTTTTTTATACGTTCGGCAGGTACGGTTTTGGTTGCCAAAAGCAATTTTACTTCATTAGGATTTCTGTTGCTTTGCTTACAGGCATTATTTATTTGCTCCAAAACGCTTTGAATATTTTTGAAAATTTGTTCTTTCATTTTTCAGATTTATGAAAAGAGGTCGGGAATGGATTTGAACCACTGTAAAAGATATTGCGTACCCTTGTCTAACCACTCGACCACCCGACCATTTTTTTGAAAAGGACGAACCGATTAAGTCCGTCCATTTCGTTATTTCCACCAATAGTAATAGTTGTGATTTCCGTCATATTCAAAACCGCAACGTGGATATAATTTATTGCCTATGTCGTTTGCTTTTTCGGTTTCAAGCATTAGTCCACAAGCACCTGTTTCATCACACCATTGTTTTGCTTGGTCTATCAATGCTACCGAAAGCCCTTTACCTCTGTAATTGGGGTGTACAAATAAATCGCTCAATAACCATTGTTTTGCTAATTTGATGTAATGATACAATTTATACAACTGCACAAAACCAACTGCTTTGCCGTCTGCATACACCACAAAAATGTTTGATTGGTCGTTGTCTAACCGTTCCTTAATGAACTGTTTGCATTTTTCGTAATCGTCTGCTTGACGGTAGAAAACCCGATAAAGGTTAAATAATTCTGCTGCTGTGTCTAAATCGTTTAGACCTACTTTTTTGATGTTGTACTCCATTGTTTCTAATTATTTTTAAATGATATGGCAAAATTAAATTTTAATTGGACTATATTTGTAGTCCAATTTTTAAATAAAAGATAGTCCAGAATGTTGCCATATCAACATATTATCATTATAGAAAAAGAAAGCAAAGTTCCTGTTTACAAACAGATTGCTATTTCAATCATCAACGCTATCAGAAACGGTACTTTGAAAGCTGGAACACATTTATTGAGTAGTCGTGAGTTGGCTCGAATGTTACAAGTTCATAGAAAAACAGTTGTTTCGGCTTATGACGAATTACAAGCACAAGAATGGATAACCGTATATCCAAGAAAATATGTGATAGTGGCAGAAAATTTACCCGTACTAAAGCCAAAAAAATGGAATGAACCAACTGAAAAATCTTCTTATGAACAAGATTTTAATATTCCTTTTCGGGTGGTTCGAGATGTTATGAAAACTGATAATTCTGTTCCTGAAATCATTGTAGATGATGGACACCCAGATGTTCGACTTTCTCCGATAAATGATTTATTGAAAACATATCGCTCGTTTACTTCTCGAAAATCTGCCATAAAAAAAGCTCATATCGGAACAACACAAGGAACATTGATGCTTCGGGAAGAGTTGACTAAATATTTGTCAGAAACGAGAGGATTAAATATTTCTGCGGATAATATTTTGATTACGCACGGTGCACAAATGAGCATTTATCTTTCGGCACGACTACTTTTAAATGAACACGCAAACATTGTCGTAGCCAAGCCAAATTATCCTGTTGCAAACAAAACTTTTCAAGAAACGGGGGCGAAGCTTATCGAAGTTAATATTGATGATAACGGAATTGATACCGATGAAATCGAGCAAATTTGTAAAAAGAAAAAAATAAATGCTGTTTATGTTGTTCCACATCATCATTATCCAACAACGGTTACTTTGAGCGTAGAACGAAGAATGAAATTACTTGAACTTTCAAAGAAGTTTTCGTTTGCCATTATCGAAGATGATTATGATTACGATTATCACTATTTATCTTCGCCATATTTGCCTTTGGCAAGTGCCAATCACAATGGTAATGTGATTTATATTGGCTCTTTTTCTAAAATTTTAGACCCTGCTCTGCGACTGGGTTTTATGGTTGCTCCGAAAAATTTTATTGACCAATGCTCCTCTTTCAGAAAAATTATTGACGTGGGTGGTGATGGATATATGCAAAATGCATTAGCTACTTTGATAAAAGATGGCGAATTGAAAAGGCACCTCAAAAAAGCTAAAAAATGTTACCACGAGCGTAGAGATTTTTTGGATAATTTACTAAAAAATCAATTGTCAAAATATATAACCTACCGGTTGCCGTCTGGTGGAATGGCTGTTTGGATTACGTTTAACAAATCATTTTCGGTAGATAAATTAGTGTCAAATCCGTTCTTTAAGATAGTTCGACTGGATAATGAATTGAATGCATTTCGTTTTGGATTTGCTTCAATGAATGAAGAAGAATTGCAATCTGCTGTCAATGAGATAGAAAAAATAGTATTGAAAAGTTGACTTTTGATGCAGGTCGGTTCTTTTAAAATAGCAGATAACACCCAAATATACGAAAGTTTTGCGAAAGTGCAAATTTTTTGATAAATTTTGACTACATGCTATATATTCAGTGTTTTTTGTATATATTTGGTTTCGTATTTCGTATAGAGATTTATAGAATTTATTGCACTCTATTTTTTTAATCTACACAAAATGCGCAATTTAAAATATAACTAAACGGTTGTATAGTTATTTTAGGACGAAACACCACCTAACCCAAAGCAATGTCAAAGGAATGTCAAAGGAATGTATAAGGAAAGGGTAATGAATGTCTGCTTGCATTTTACTTGCAGGATAAAGGCAAGATGCTTGCTTATTATACCCAGAACTTTATATGGCATTTTGAAGAAAACAAATAAGGGTTTGAGTTGAATCAAGTGGCAGTCAAACTCGAGTTTTGTTCGCAAAAAGTACCCTTTTTCCGAAGCTGATTCGAAGCTGATTCGAACTTGATTCGAACAAATGTCTCAAAAAAGACAAAAAAAGGTGAAATAATTACAGCTAATTGATGCGTAATAATACTGTAAACTTTCATGGTAAGAACTTTAAATTTTATAATTAAAAACTTATTTTATTTTTTGTCACAGAAGAAGTCGTAAAGCATTAGATGAATTAAAAATCTGTTAAACTAAATTTCCGTAAATTTGAAAAATCATTTATCAATCATCATTTATCTATTCAAATGAGCACCAATAAACTCAAAATTATCAATGACCCAGTTCATGGTTTTATAAAAATTCCTTACGAAATTTTGTATGATGTGTTAGAGCATCGTTATTTTCAGAGATTGCGCAGAATTTCTCAAACAGGATTGTTGAG
Proteins encoded:
- a CDS encoding GNAT family N-acetyltransferase is translated as MEYNIKKVGLNDLDTAAELFNLYRVFYRQADDYEKCKQFIKERLDNDQSNIFVVYADGKAVGFVQLYKLYHYIKLAKQWLLSDLFVHPNYRGKGLSVALIDQAKQWCDETGACGLMLETEKANDIGNKLYPRCGFEYDGNHNYYYWWK
- a CDS encoding YggS family pyridoxal phosphate-dependent enzyme; translated protein: MKEQIFKNIQSVLEQINNACKQSNRNPNEVKLLLATKTVPAERIKKALQVGHTLIAENKVQELKEKYEPLKEILHTNHFIGHLQTNKIKDLLRYNVSCIQSLDRLDLAEKLHQRLQYENKTIEVLIQVNTSFEESKFGVQPDNVIELVKQVAQFETLKIKGLMTIGLFSAETEKVRECFKLLKNIQQQIIALNIPNVEMQELSMGMSGDMETAIAEGATIIRVGTAIFGQRIHSDSYYWNENK
- a CDS encoding ISL3 family transposase — translated: MQNSVEIFSIALGLVEPWYVKEVVFDKERLQLDVYLGFKKGHLFLADDTQYYTAYDTVERRWEHLNFFQHKCYLHAKVPRVMQSDGKIKTQEVPWARKGSGFTLLFEAFSMLLIENEMPVNKVAKLLQVYPARIWNVFDYWISIAHKEDVIDSLTKIGFDETSVKKGHNYITHMVDLEQKRVLFACEGKGVDCIEKSVDYLKEKEVEIAEIKQVCIDMSPAFISGCNTHLQEAEITFDKFHVVKEVNKAMDELRKLERKGNDLLKGYKYTFLKSKLTPEIKSEKDFLMELYPKLGQGYQLLEMFKDFWDIKEKTEAETYLAFWCDYADESGILSFQKASKTIKAHWSGIINYIESRINNGVIEGINSKIQLAKKRARGYRNTINFINMIYFTCSKLKFNYPLYST
- a CDS encoding type II toxin-antitoxin system ParD family antitoxin — translated: MARNTSILLGDNFENFINEQIASGKYNSVSEVVRTALRIFEHEENKTKSLINELKIGEKSAKIKNFDRNKNLEQLKANFGK
- a CDS encoding bifunctional methionine sulfoxide reductase B/A protein yields the protein MLKWLDVIKYANKGNLTPDKRVEKTDEEWKALLTEEQYYITRQKGTERANSSDLCTFFEAGKYTCVCCETLLFDSAEKFDSGTGWPSFTQPIKDNVIAYYKDRSHGMYRIETTCNTCDAHLGHVFQDGPMPSGLRYCMNALALKKVESMERKATFGGGCFWCTEAIFQNLKGVVTVESGYSGGRISNPTYREVSSGITGHAEVIEFAYNPAEISYEDLVKIHLTTHNPTTLNQQGADMGTQYRSVIFYRNEEEKTIALNVIKELKATYDDMIVTEVAMFEHFYPAEDYHQNYYNENRDQNRYCAAVINPKLRKFKELYKEKLK
- a CDS encoding type II toxin-antitoxin system RelE/ParE family toxin; translation: MSKYIISEKALDDINKIWIYTAENWSIEQADRYYNLIFDEIEYIVVNFEIARDFGNIRKNDSMLNTVGN
- the pdxR gene encoding MocR-like pyridoxine biosynthesis transcription factor PdxR: MLPYQHIIIIEKESKVPVYKQIAISIINAIRNGTLKAGTHLLSSRELARMLQVHRKTVVSAYDELQAQEWITVYPRKYVIVAENLPVLKPKKWNEPTEKSSYEQDFNIPFRVVRDVMKTDNSVPEIIVDDGHPDVRLSPINDLLKTYRSFTSRKSAIKKAHIGTTQGTLMLREELTKYLSETRGLNISADNILITHGAQMSIYLSARLLLNEHANIVVAKPNYPVANKTFQETGAKLIEVNIDDNGIDTDEIEQICKKKKINAVYVVPHHHYPTTVTLSVERRMKLLELSKKFSFAIIEDDYDYDYHYLSSPYLPLASANHNGNVIYIGSFSKILDPALRLGFMVAPKNFIDQCSSFRKIIDVGGDGYMQNALATLIKDGELKRHLKKAKKCYHERRDFLDNLLKNQLSKYITYRLPSGGMAVWITFNKSFSVDKLVSNPFFKIVRLDNELNAFRFGFASMNEEELQSAVNEIEKIVLKS